In the genome of Erinaceus europaeus chromosome 8, mEriEur2.1, whole genome shotgun sequence, one region contains:
- the MTERF3 gene encoding transcription termination factor 3, mitochondrial isoform X1, whose protein sequence is MALSARQIPRWFDSIKSSNFINIMQLRKRLPRPRKTVLCGLSAQPQVSSDNCFLQWGFKTYSTSSLWNSSQSPTCTRQENNSAQSTLLPSVIEQSEKTQQIPSFDSELSLEELDDLPPLSPLQPVSEEEAIRIIANPPLPPVSSTLRVYVDHSETLQKLVLLGVDLSKIEKHPDAANLLLRLDFEKHIKHILLFLKDLGIEDNQLGAFLTKNYAIFSEDLENLQTRVAYLQSKNFSKADITQMVTKAPFLLSFSVERLDNRLGFFQKELELSVKKTRDLVVRLPRLLTGSLEPVKENMKVYRLELGFKRNEIQHMITRLPKMLTANKRKLTETFDFVHNVMSVPHHLIVKFPQVFNTRLFKVKERHLFLHYLGRAQYDPAKPNYISLDKLVSVPDEKFCEEIAKASVWDFEKFLKTL, encoded by the exons ATGGCCCTATCAGCGCGACAGATACCCAGATGGTTTGACTCAATTAAATCGAGTAACTTCATTAATATTATGCAGCTTAGAAAACGTCTGCCGAGACCCAGAAAAACAGTGTTGTGTGGCCTTTCTGCTCAGCCTCAGGTGTCCTCTGACAATTGTTTTCTCCAGTGGGGATTTAAAACTTACAGCACTTCCTCCTTGTGGAATAGTTCCCAGTCTCCCACCTGTACTCGGCAGGAGAATAATTCTGCCCAGAGCACTCTGCTTCCTTCTGTGATTGAACAGTCAGAGAAGACACAACAGATACCCAGCTTTGACTCTGAACTGTCTCTGGAAG AATTGGACGATTTGCCTCCATTGTCTCCGTTGCAGCCAGTATCTGAGGAAGAGGCTATTCGAATTATTGCAAACCCGCCATTGCCCCCCGTTTCATCCACACTGCGAGTTTATGTGGACCATTCTGAGACTCTGCAGAAGTTAGTGCTTCTAG GAGTGGATTTATCCAAGATAGAAAAACATCCAGATGCAGCCAACCTCCTCCTGAGACTGGATTTTGAAAAACACATTAAACACATACTCCTATTCCTTAAAGATTTGGGGATAGAGGATAACCAACTGGGAGCATTCCTAACCAAAAATTATGCTATTTTTTCTGAAGACCTTGAAAATCTTCAGACCAG aGTGGCTTATCTACAGTCAAAAAATTTCAGTAAAGCAGATATTACACAGATGGTCACAAAAGCACCATTCCTGCTAAGTTTTTCAGTGGAGAGGCTGGATAACAGACTGGGATTTTTCCAAAAAGAACTTGAACTTAGTGTGAAGAAG ACTAGAGATCTGGTAGTCCGTCTCCCAAGGCTGCTAACTGGAAGTCTGGAACCTGTGAAAGAAAATATGAAG GTTTACCGACTAGAACTTGGTTTTAAAAGGAATGAAATTCAACATATGATAACCAGATTACCAAAGATGTTAACTGCAAATAAAAGGAAGCTTACTGAGACTTTCGACTTTGTGCACAATGTGATGAGTGTTCCCCACCACCTCATCGTCAAGTTCCCACAG GTATTTAACACAAGGTTgtttaaagtaaaagaaagacatttgtttCTTCACTATTTAGGCAGAGCACAGTATGATCCAGCAAAACCTAACTACATCTCTTTGGACAAACTGGTATCTGTGCCTGATGAAAAATTTTGTGAAGAGATTGCCAAAGCCTCAGTTTGGGActttgaaaaatttttaaaaactctttag
- the MTERF3 gene encoding transcription termination factor 3, mitochondrial isoform X2: MALSARQIPRWFDSIKSSNFINIMQLRKRLPRPRKTVLCGLSAQPQVSSDNCFLQWGFKTYSTSSLWNSSQSPTCTRQENNSAQSTLLPSVIEQSEKTQQIPSFDSELSLEELDDLPPLSPLQPVSEEEAIRIIANPPLPPVSSTLRVYVDHSETLQKLVLLGVDLSKIEKHPDAANLLLRLDFEKHIKHILLFLKDLGIEDNQLGAFLTKNYAIFSEDLENLQTRVAYLQSKNFSKADITQMVTKAPFLLSFSVERLDNRLGFFQKELELSVKKTRDLVVRLPRLLTGSLEPVKENMKVYRLELGFKRNEIQHMITRLPKMLTANKRKLTETFDFVHNVMSVPHHLIVKFPQAEHSMIQQNLTTSLWTNWYLCLMKNFVKRLPKPQFGTLKNF; this comes from the exons ATGGCCCTATCAGCGCGACAGATACCCAGATGGTTTGACTCAATTAAATCGAGTAACTTCATTAATATTATGCAGCTTAGAAAACGTCTGCCGAGACCCAGAAAAACAGTGTTGTGTGGCCTTTCTGCTCAGCCTCAGGTGTCCTCTGACAATTGTTTTCTCCAGTGGGGATTTAAAACTTACAGCACTTCCTCCTTGTGGAATAGTTCCCAGTCTCCCACCTGTACTCGGCAGGAGAATAATTCTGCCCAGAGCACTCTGCTTCCTTCTGTGATTGAACAGTCAGAGAAGACACAACAGATACCCAGCTTTGACTCTGAACTGTCTCTGGAAG AATTGGACGATTTGCCTCCATTGTCTCCGTTGCAGCCAGTATCTGAGGAAGAGGCTATTCGAATTATTGCAAACCCGCCATTGCCCCCCGTTTCATCCACACTGCGAGTTTATGTGGACCATTCTGAGACTCTGCAGAAGTTAGTGCTTCTAG GAGTGGATTTATCCAAGATAGAAAAACATCCAGATGCAGCCAACCTCCTCCTGAGACTGGATTTTGAAAAACACATTAAACACATACTCCTATTCCTTAAAGATTTGGGGATAGAGGATAACCAACTGGGAGCATTCCTAACCAAAAATTATGCTATTTTTTCTGAAGACCTTGAAAATCTTCAGACCAG aGTGGCTTATCTACAGTCAAAAAATTTCAGTAAAGCAGATATTACACAGATGGTCACAAAAGCACCATTCCTGCTAAGTTTTTCAGTGGAGAGGCTGGATAACAGACTGGGATTTTTCCAAAAAGAACTTGAACTTAGTGTGAAGAAG ACTAGAGATCTGGTAGTCCGTCTCCCAAGGCTGCTAACTGGAAGTCTGGAACCTGTGAAAGAAAATATGAAG GTTTACCGACTAGAACTTGGTTTTAAAAGGAATGAAATTCAACATATGATAACCAGATTACCAAAGATGTTAACTGCAAATAAAAGGAAGCTTACTGAGACTTTCGACTTTGTGCACAATGTGATGAGTGTTCCCCACCACCTCATCGTCAAGTTCCCACAG GCAGAGCACAGTATGATCCAGCAAAACCTAACTACATCTCTTTGGACAAACTGGTATCTGTGCCTGATGAAAAATTTTGTGAAGAGATTGCCAAAGCCTCAGTTTGGGActttgaaaaatttttaa